From the genome of Chionomys nivalis chromosome 19, mChiNiv1.1, whole genome shotgun sequence, one region includes:
- the Lyg1 gene encoding lysozyme g-like protein 1 gives MSPLWLLLGLLALTGSSESSNWGCYGNIRTLNTPGASCVIGKRYGLPYCGVRASERLAEIDRPYLLRYQPTMRIVGRKYCMDPAVIAGVLSRESQGGNFVVDMGNMGNGIGVIQDPNFYPPTSWKSDSWVSQKTETLASKIKEVQARFPSWSPDQYLRGGLCAYSKGPNFVRSNQDLNCDFCNDVLARAKYFKNHGF, from the exons ATGTCTCCACTGTGGCTGCTTCTGGGCCTCCTGGCCTTGACTG GCTCCTCTGAAAGCAGCAATTGGGGATGCTACGGAAACATCCGGACCCTGAACACCCCAGGAGCGTCGTGCGTGATAGGAAAACGCTATGGCCTGCCTTACTGCG GAGTCCGTGCCTCTGAAAGGCTGGCTGAAATAGACAGGCCATATCTTCTGAGATATCAGCCCACGATGAGAATCGTTGGCCGGAAATACTGTATGGATCCTGCAGTGATCGCTGGTGTCCTGTCAAGGGAGTCTCAGGGTGGCAATTTTGTGGTCGACATGGGCAACATGGGCAACGGAATCGGGGTGATCCAG GACCCAAACTTCTACCCTCCCACATCTTGGAAGAGTGATTCCTGGGTTTCCCAGAAAACTGAGACTCTGGCATCTAAGATCAAAGAAGTCCAGGCTAGGTTTCCAAGCTGGAGCCCCGACCAGTACCTGAGAG GTGGACTCTGTGCCTACAGTAAGGGTCCCAACTTTGTCCGAAGCAACCAGGATCTCAACTGTGACTTCTGCAATGATGTCCTTGCGAGAGCCAAATACTTCAAGAATCACGGCTTCTAG